In the genome of Impatiens glandulifera chromosome 6, dImpGla2.1, whole genome shotgun sequence, the window atctCACCACTTCTGCTATAAAAAGTCATAAATTAAGTTTATCAATGACTAATATGAGATAAATACTTATATTTAACAATTAAGTAAGCAAAAACAAATAGATCATTTACCTATATAATGTGATATAAGGAAAGAAAGTATTTCCTCTTCTCCTTTTCTTTTATTGTGCTGAGTCCTGATATATGATCATTTGTGAACTTTCATGCAGTTTGAAGTCATGCTATTTTCTGGttggttttttatattttattgatttttgggAGTATAATTGGTGTTGGTAATAGAGTTTCATTATTGATTTATCAGTTTTCAAgacatatacattatttttatttgcaaTTCAATCATCTTCGTGACATaaggttcaattttaaaaatggttCTGTATCTAGATCACTTTCAAGTTGATCAATATGACTTGAGGATAACATAATAACTTTTTTCAACAAGATTTGATCTCGATCTCAATTATGATGATTTTGGTGGATCGATATATTCGGTTAACATagttaatattttagaaaatcttACTTGTTATAAGAGGTCCCCTCCGAGAACCTCATAGCAAGTTAGGGCCCCTAACTTAGGGGTGCCCTCTCTAAGGGAAATGAAAAGTGACATTTTCTTAAGTCTATTCTCAATCTTTTTAACCAATTCTAACTATACCAACCAAACAAGCTTAGTTGTGATTGTAACTCCTTTTGTTCTTGTTACATATTTTCAACACCTAAAACTAGACATACTGAAACAAAACAGCATACCAAATTCAAGTGAGTTGAATTTGTGGTCCTAAAAGGATTTAACCCCAATGATTTGGAATGGGCACTAAGGGTTGTTTGGTTTagacttatatatattaaaataaatgaataattgttattttcttCCTAATCACTGAttcaattctaaaaatatatgaaatatatttctaattctttttaatttataaaattggcACGACTCACATGTTATCCTTTCGTTTATTTCAACTTAAGACTTAAGACGTTATAGATGAGAATATACAATGTGACATTTGTTCTCGTAGTCAccacaaaaataatttcttgataactttaaaatttaattaatattattagtgtaaatgttgatttgttttttatttcattattcatgtcaatattttaaaatactttttaattaattttttcacatttaagtttctttaattaaatcttttaaattttagttattttttttcaatttttaattcatactaaattatttttttaaaatatatattaataaataaatttgaaaatctttaaaaaacttcataattttttttacatttaacatattttaaattgtcattcaatattttgaatgagacaataattttgttgataaaatttgaaattatttgtataattttatttaatctaattatCCAACCAAACAACTCATAAAATAGACAATCGATATTCAATTTAACTTAAAGAGCAGTTTGAAGTTCTTAAGATAACGAAGGTCAAGttcgattttcacttaaaaCGCCTTAAATGGAAATAAATATCATGATTATGAATTATACCAAGatctttaaaaaacaataataataattgaggACATTATTTATGTTTTCCTCTTAAACTttgttgtttttaattttttcaattaacaGAAATCAGGTTCTCCTTTATTTAGGGATCCCCTCATTTCACTCTTGTTTGACTAGTTGTTAATCATTTTACGatcaattcaataaaaaaattctcactttaaaaatactaaaagaaaattagaaaagATTTTAAGTCACTCTCAACTATTCatgttgataaatatataaagatatttttataaactacgAAAGCTcatcacaataaataaataaaaatgagaatggTATATAATATGAACTATTGTACAAGAAgaagttaaaaatttaatttaaaattgagttTTATTGATTTATCTTCATGACACCGCAAACGAATGAACTTCATCTTAAGTAAATCAAGAAACCCTAATTTGGAGAACTAGTAAATTATTGAGCTCGACTATTGAAAAAAGAGGGttcaaaatgtggtaaatcTTCTAGTCTCaaatttgacattatttttctttataatcttttatttgtAATGTCAAGTAGGGatttttaataatcatattttatataagataataaatattctaaaaaatattggGTGATCTCAATTTTGAACCAAAAAGGTAAAGGCACCCTAGGAATGGCACCTTTCTTTTTTTGCAAAAAGTAGAAGTTAGTGAAATTGAAATGTCACATTAATTATACCACTACTTTGTATGTTTTAGCAATATTGTTTGGTTTGTCACAAATTCAAACAATATTCAAAAGAGtctaaatttcattttttttgaaaaaattgaaaatttgtcaTCATTTATACTTCTTACTTTAAAACTATTCAAATGCTCATAACATTTaacattcaaaattataatcaaataaatctaTGGTCATTCAAATATATGGAATTTTAATAGATTGTATTAATCTCCTTTATACCCTTAAACTTTATGGAGTTGTCTAtcttgattttgtttatttgttttttcttagttaatttaaatttaagttccGTCCAAAAATAAAGTCCAAATAATTAAGATGTCACAAtcatagataaataaaatttcaaatgataaaaGTGTGCTTTATTCAATAATTGTGAGGTCCAGcccatttataatatttggcttcTATTGTGATGtgttatttcataaaattatataatttttatttatttatttaatatttacacaaataataaaataatccaaaacatataaaaacattagagaaatgtatatttttatgtGGTTTGTTGTAtagtttcatatatatatatatataataccattttttatttattttagtgaacattatatgttatttacttgttaaatatttaaactgGCCAAAATTAGAAAAGTAAAATATggaaatcaattaaaaaattgctgtggttatttttatatattctttaattttagttttattataattaatgaataatttcatatttatttacaattaagAAAACTATCTTAGATTTTCAGAATAGACGTCATAGTAGGGTATAGACATCGGTTGACCACGATTATTGAACGTCTTACAATTTATTTCGAGTCAAATAGTACACCAAAATAAGAATTTATCGACGCAATTCAATCGAGCTCGTAATTTCTATCTAGACCTCTCAACACCAAACTATTTACTACGTCATCACATAttaaacccaaattaaattacTTAGTACAAGAACcattagaaaataaaagaattcattttaaatatgtaatgaaaaaataattattaaataaaaatagtaaactAAGTAATTTgttaattgaataatatattatttaaaataatccatATGAAAACCCTCAGTTGTCTTATAGCTTACGTTTTGTCTTTAATGTGACCGTGGACTTGTTCCTTAATATTGGTAGAGATGACCACATAAGTGCTTTGCTTACGTCATCCTCTTTATTTGTactaaattgtttttaaaatatttataaaattaatacaataattaatattatatataacttattattatataatatattaaatataattatttttaatatattttttattaatttttataatgataattttattgattattattttctttatttagttatattataaataatattatttttattaataaatttattttattataattattaataacatttaaattaaataaatataatttacattttatatttaattattttttatattttaattaaaattacaataattattaaataataacattacaatattatttataatataaataataataaaaaaaatcatatttataccACTTATACTATATTCTTCTACTACATCACACAcaattataaactatatataatttatatcattttttataattcatattaaacattaataacatatacaacttatattattttttattatgcataaatcattataatttatattcaatttatatttttaaatgacttatacctatataatttaaattatgtaacAAACACTacccaaatatattttataaccaTTCAAATCATATAATAAATCTTATTCCACAATATCCATAATTTGACCCTATCCAATCATTATTACACAAATGTTAATCCAACAAAATAATATGGGCTTACACGATCCACTTTAAATCAGGATTTGACCCAGCCTAAATGATGTACAAAGTAATTAAGAAcattaaattactttttttttcctttctaatATAGATTTTACAACAAAACTAATTTATAGCTGACATGGTAAATATTTTTCAGTTTCTAAGAACCGGGCTCATTGGACCCAAATAGACCCGTGAATAAGTTCATAATAATATCCTATAAAGATGGATATCAGTAATTAAACCcttaaaattttgagttattaaGATTATGGAAATAGTTAACGAGATTGAGATAAAcccttaaataaataaaattttaaaatttttagaatttataaatcttttagattttatacaattttacattacaaaaacaaatttatatttataatctgaaaaaagttattatttatttaaataaattaatataattaattttataaaaatattttgttataatattatttatttattattattttttaattaattttatatttaaataatgtataaaatacttcattatatataaatttttattttgactaactTATTGTAAAGAGAGAAAATTGTTTGGGCTTATTCGGAAATGATCTTATATAGGCCTGTCCATTTAAATCATATTGATTAGGCCCAATATGATTAATTGATCCAGACCAGATAAAATGAAATCTTTGGTAACAAGAAAACACTACTGCTTAAAGGCACTCTTCTCTTGAGTCTCTCCGTCATCATCGTGTATCGTCGACCATCGGAAAAAGGACCTAACTGAGAAATCATTTCTTCAAAGGTAAATTTCTTAATCTTAATCTTCGTAATGATCTTATTATCTTCGATTACAATAAGATCCGTGTTTAGAATCTAGACGTATTATGATGAACGCAAGTTTGGATCCGTAGAAATAAGCTTTGAACATAAATGTATAAGTTGTTCTGACGAAATTGTGTGTTTCTAGTAATTGATTTAGCTGTAACCGCTTTGGATTGTGTATTCAATTCGTCATGGGAGATAGTCAGTACTCATTTTCTCTTACTACATTCAGGTACTGATTTCAATCCATTTCTCTGTATCTTTCTGCTACATAAATTTAGCACTGAGAATGATTTGATATATTTCATTTTGAGtaaataattgttgttgttgttgttacaGTCCTTCTGGAAAGCTTGTTCAGATTGAACATGCCTTGACTGCTGTTGGATCTGGTCAAACATCGTTAGGAATTAAAGGTAATAAGAAATGTTCAATTGCTGTTTGATTTTGTGAAGTGATGAAtagattcttctttttttcACTGTTTTCATTGATCTGGATTATGTTTATTGCTATCTAATTTGTGTGTGTTTACAGCTGCTAATGGTGTTGTGATTGCGACAGAAAAGAAACTGCCCTCTATCTTGGTTGATGAAGCATCTGTGAGTATATGTCAATATGTTGCTCAAATTTCTTAGGCATGTTGTAGATTTATATCGTGTCTTGTAATTTGTGTTTACACTTGATGAATGAATCTCTGATTCGGCCTTATCCGTGTGTCATTTGCAAGCTTGTTGCCAGGATTAAGCAAGCATAAAGATCaatttaaacatgtttttacaaaattttatcaaatcatGAATACTGAATTGTAGTAAGTTTATAGTATcagtatatattttgttttattttgaataatgaatACTGAAATTTGGAGATATTTCTAAATATCTGGAGCCAACCAAATTAGATTTAAAGTTATTAGATTTGAAGTTATTAAACCTAGTTGGCAATAACTTTGTGATCTTTGCGGATTAATGGAAAATGGTTTCATCCTATGAAAAAATCTAGTTGGCAGCGTTTTGTAGTTTTTCTATAGCTACATAAACATAGATAAATTTTTGAGACTAAGTCTAGTTTTCAAACTTTTTTGTATATTGATCTAGatacaaaaatatgaataagAAGTCTTTCCAAATGGGGTCATTGATTGGAGTTGatctgtttttattttcaggTGCAAAAGATTCAAGTATTGACCCCCAATATTGGAGTTGTTTACAGGTATGAACATTTAATCATTTCTAGCTCGTCTTTTTGTTGTAGATGTATCATGTTGTAACAGCTACTGAATCATTCTTATACTCAAAGCTGTAAAATATTACTGTTTTAAAGTACCACGTTAGTATACTAACTTCATCTGCATACTAGAAAatcttttatttcaataaattgtTCTTTTTAATGGAACAACCCTGAATGTCCAGTTTATAGCATGACCTGTCTAGGAGGTTTCTCATGTTTACTGGTATTTTGTTGAGAAGGTCTACATTTAAATAGCATAAAAAGCCTTAATACGAAATGCATTCACAAGTTACAAGCAAGAGACGGAAAAGAAGAACTTgaaaatcaaaagataaaaatataccTCAAAAGATAATGAGATCCCGATTCTCAAAGAAATCTAATCTTGTGTGTCATTAATACATATCTTTTCTGTTCAACTTCTATcagtttttttccttttttatagTGCATTTTTCTCATTTTGTCTTCCATTTCCTTATATGTTCCTTACTGCTCAATTTGGTTAGAAATTAAGTATTACAACACTAGAAGGTTAAGTAGTATTTTTTTAGTATAGtaagattaaaataaagtgATAGAAAAAATAGATTCTATTTTTGGCTCTGAAGGATAGCTTTTTTCTCAATGGTTGGCATGAGATTGAAAAGATAACTGTTCCAAAAAACCATTCCCAACTGAGAAAACAACAAGACCACATAGATTAAGTATTTATAAAGAAGGGTTAATGCAGTCCACATTTAATCTGTGAAAGATAAATGAGGGAAGGAAgtaattattgtgataaatgCCAATGCTTTCTCTTATTTTCTAGGAAATAATGATAAGGTTCATTTTCTATAAGTAAACCCTTTTATAGAATCTAAATTTTATGACAAGTTTTTGTCCTTGTAACTACTCAAAGTATCTGAATTTGTATATCCATTATTTTTCTATGGACACAATTTGTATCTGACTACTCAACTTCTTTTCGGCAGTGGTATGGGACCAGATTCTCGAGTTTTAGTTAGAAAAAGTAGAAAGCAAGCTGAACAATACCATGGATTGTACAAGGTACAGATTAATCCACCCACTGCATACTTATTAATAGAATTGAAATTGTATCAATAGATTCTAGTGAACGATGACGCTATAGCTTCAAAATACAACTTTTGTATATATCAAGTCTTGAACAAATTGAATCCGGTGCCTTTGGAACAGTGTATTCTTTATTCTATTGAGTGCCTATGAATcgtcaaataattcaattagtAGTATATACTATATTCTAAACcatttcattattatttctaCAAGACTTTCTTGACAAATAAATATGCATGACTGTAGGAACCAATCCCAGTTACTCAACTTGTTAGGGAAACTGCTGCTGTCATGCAGGAGTTCACTCAGTCAGGGTAATTACTCATCCCCTTGTTTTCCtttattatgtttttctttttttctttttttcttttttctaatgtttaaaaaaaaattagattggTTTTATCTTGAAGTGTAGTTCTCTTTGATGCCGATTTAATTGTTGgtttttatatatgttaaagTTCGTAGTAATAGAGTTGTCGAGAAGACGgcatttttaataacaaaaccagtgtacttaaaaaaaatctctattcCAAGTCTTGGACATGTGTCTTGTTCATTGAATAACTCAACCATTATTGGTGTTGGACTTTTTTTGTGGTTTATCTGCTAAAAGTTAATTCTGGATTTAATCCCTTATGCAATTGCTTATTTCCTTCCTTTTGTCTGTAGTGGTGTAAGGCCTTTTGGAGTCTCACTTCTGGTTGCAGGTTATGATGACAAGGGTCCACAACTATATCAGGTATTCTTCTGGAAATTTGACTTTAAACATTCATATAACCAGCCGTGTTGGTTCCAGCTTTGATGGTTTTTATCTGTGAACTTTAACTATAAAAGTAAAAGCCTCCTTTCAAATGTAAACCAGACACAAAAGGAATCAAggattttttgtttgtttttggttAGGACATCAGGTTTTGTCTCCTTTCAAATGTAAACCAGATGCCAAACAAACTGGGAATTTGCTTTATTTTGTTACAACATCAAGTTTTACCAATAAAAGGATAAAACTCATTTCAAATGTAAAACAGATGCCAAAAGAACTGggaatttgttttgtttggttagGACATTGGATTATTTCTTGACCCTTGCAACCCTATGGTCAGTATAACTTGATATCTTTGAGTTCATCAAATTAGAAAATTTCATTCTTGTTTTGATGTGTTAAGAAATGTAGCTTACTGCATTGATTTTATATTGCCATTATACACTGACACTGTGGAATGAATCCATGAAACTATTCTTTAGGCTTGTGCTTTTTCTCCATTAACTTTTGTATGTTATTCTGGTTGTTGTGTTTAGGTTGATCCATCAGGTTCGTACTTTTCTTGGAAAGCATCAGCTATGGGAAAGAATGTGTCCAATGCCAAGACATTTTTGGAGAAGAGGTAAACAGTTTTGGCTGTCTGCTTCCTTAGCTAGCTGTATATAGTTCAGTTTTtctattgtaaaataaaaaaaaaacaaaataaaatactaagAGCTTGGTTGAGTAAAGCCATAagacaattttttttccaattttcttattataatttCTCTCTATTTGGTTTGtagaattttattaatatttgatttgtatTATTCTTGCTTTCTGATTTATTTGAATGGTACAGGTACACTGAAGATATGGAACTAGATGATGCCGTGCACACTGCGATCTTAACTCTGAAAGAGGGGtatgattataaaatatggctttatttgatgtatattagtagattatttggataaaatgaccaaaatagCCTTTGtagattatttagaaataatccCAATAACTCTTTTATGTATATCAAGCTAAAGTattcatttatatgtatatatataagacatgggtttgattttgtttggaaTTAGAAGTTAGATTGTGTCATTACTTTAGGGAGATATTGAGGTTCTTGAATTTGTATTGACAGGTTTGAAGGGCAAATATCAGCTAAGAACATCGAGATTGGAATAATTGGTAGCGACAAGAAATTCAGGTTAGTTAAGTTGGGGGGACATAGTTGGATTGTTGTTTGTTGGTAAATGTAATAATGTTGTATATGGTGATATATATAATGGCGGGTGGCGGTTATTTTGTGAATTTTGCAGGGTACTCTCACCAGCTGAAATTGCCGACTATTTGGAGGAAGTAGAGTAAACAGTATTCTCCATTTAAGTCATATTCTAGTGGCAAACGAAAACTCTTTATGTTTCTCATCTTCCCGGTTCATTTGTCTTTGATTTGTGTTGAGTTTCTTTTACCCGATATTTATGTGTAAAAGACTATTGACGGTTGGATGGTTGGTAAGAAAATCGGGAGACTTGAAAAGATGGAGATTATGATAAAAGGAAGAAACATTTGGCTAAAGAAACACTGAAAATACTATGTGAATGTAGTGTAGTTCAATGGTTATATTTTCTTACCCTTAATTTTTACAGTTTTGTCAAAATAGTTGAATTTTCTCCCCTTATATATTTTCAACTGCATGTTACATGTTATTTGAGGTTATGCTATCTTCAAAACTCAacatatatgaataattttataatattatataccaTCATTTAAGtgaagtttaattttaaatttaaattatatgcaGTCTAggttataatataattaaattgttataactgccatatataattacaaatttataaggCATTTAGAGAATTAGTTCATAAACACTTTATTTGTATATGCTAGAATTGTCCTggtctttttattattatttgttttagaaataaaaaatctattatctataatttaaataaagagaattaattaaataagaatttaatattgaataataagttaaatttgtaaaaattaaaattttaaggggaaattggactaaatgaccctaaagatagGTCATTTGCGTCTGTGGTCActgataataaaatttgatctggtgaccactttattttttttggacgaaattacccttttcgcgtaactcGAAGTGACtccgcgtttcgcgaagtgagacactgtgaaaagtccagaatacccttactatataatataatccgatcatctttttttcatttcttttcttcccttctctctcttcccttccgcttttctcctccttctctctaaactcgcCGGCGGCGGCGGTAAACAGCGGCGATACACTCAATGAGCTCCACGATGAGCACAAGCACTGTAACACTTGGTAAATTTATGTACTTCAAgtttattgttgttcatttatgcattttcgaatcactgtgttgtttagggtttcatctgatgatacttcccgtttcgcgaagtgcatcccgtttcgcgaagtacttcccgtttcgcgaagggtttccatttcacagtattaattatcccgtttctattttttcttgtaGCCGAagtttcgttttctataatggagagtggaaagttgatgctaatggaatattgtattttgatgcctcttcaatcaaaacattggatttaccccaaagtactcgttatgctgaattaattgataaactctATGAAAGACTTCACGTGCAGAAATCTACGTATGATTTAGTGctgcaagtgaagtatgatattccgaatatcacaaatcctaaatccgtttttattgaagaagatgaggatttgaacatatatttatcacgcttgattttgggtcgaactgtgtcaccattgtgtgtctctgtagtagagaagtcaacatttactaaagaaaagatacaacTACTTACCTACCCAACTCAAAAAGTATTCTACCACAATTTACTCAGAAAATTGTACCAGAAGCTGTACCCTCGGAtgtctttgttgaaagtaatgaagccggagataactctttgcctcacatcccacttactcaggacttgcatgcatcaatacctacaccaCATAGTGCGAGAAGAGCATCAACGAGTACAcctactagtgcaagaagatcatcattgggtacaccatgTAGTGCAAAAAGATCGTCATTTGGTACACCATGTaatgcaagaagatcatcatttgatacaccatcgacagacatatcaccgacagacacgacaaacatatcaccgacagacccctcatttgcgtTGGCATTAACTACtaaaaccgtattggaagtcggtgccttgtttgaaaataaaaaagaactacaactgatgctatataaatatgcgatgactaatcattttgaattcaaggtggagaagtcaagaaaacatctttggtatgtgaaatgtttggatgagaaatgcaagtggagattgcgtgccgtgaaaggtaaattatctgagatgtttgagatccggaaattcgaccaacaacactcatgctcagttctgTCGAGgctagagaaaaaaatgcaaacaccagcatgggttattgggcagtgcgtgaagagtaagtacatggaccatcaccataatcacttgcctaagaaaataattgaagacatgcaggcaACTTATGGGataaatttgacttataataaggcttggagggaaaGGGAAATGGCTTTAGTGGCGGTGCGAGAAACGGTAGAGgattcatatgaaaaattaccctcatacctttacatgttggagaagcataatcctggtaccataacagacatccaaacagacgagctcggccacttcaagtatatgttcatgtccctaggcctctctatTAGGGGCTTCAAAGCCTtttgtcgtcccgtattgtgtgttgatgccagttttcttaaacacaaggtgggaggtcaactattggtagctattgcattagatgctaatgaacaattatatcctgtcgcattcggagttgttgattcagagaataataactcttgaacttattttatgcaaaaattgagagaagcaattggattagttgatgatctcgtcttcgtatccgatagacacccaagcatcgccaatgcctcatgtgctgtttttccagaagcataccacggtgcgtgcacatatcacataaaaatgaatattaacgcgaaattcaaaactgataattgtcatatGAAGTTTGATATGGCCTCTCGTGCGTACACTATTCACGAATTTAATCgtttttttgacaagataagggttaaagatcataggattgctgcctatttggaagaaattggatttcaaagatggagtagagcatttttctccggtaagcgatacaatcaactcacaagcaattatgctgagagttttaatagtcagagcagagaagccagaaagtaccccatttcctcaatggccgagtatttaagattgacaatacaaggttggtttaatgagagaagagaaagagcgtccaACCATCGAGAAGTGTTATCTTCGAcatatgaaaagttattacgtgagggattcgagaatactagattctatacagtatcatcgcttaaccgattcgagttttatgtgcatgacaatgagtctcattttaaaatcaatttgaaagacatgaactgcacttgtagggtatttgaagtttctggtcttccttgtacgcatgcaatggctgctgcccgtcaccgcgctttggtttgttatgacttttgttcaaggtattattcagctcacatgttcaatctatttaaccaattgtttaatcgttttattttccattctgacaggtattacacaactgaatcttggatgaatgcatatgcggagacatgttaccctgctggtgatgaagacgattgggatattcccgaaatgatcaaggaacgc includes:
- the LOC124941445 gene encoding proteasome subunit alpha type-2-A; this encodes MGDSQYSFSLTTFSPSGKLVQIEHALTAVGSGQTSLGIKAANGVVIATEKKLPSILVDEASVQKIQVLTPNIGVVYSGMGPDSRVLVRKSRKQAEQYHGLYKEPIPVTQLVRETAAVMQEFTQSGGVRPFGVSLLVAGYDDKGPQLYQVDPSGSYFSWKASAMGKNVSNAKTFLEKRYTEDMELDDAVHTAILTLKEGFEGQISAKNIEIGIIGSDKKFRVLSPAEIADYLEEVE